From Paenibacillus sp. PK3_47, the proteins below share one genomic window:
- a CDS encoding alpha-galactosidase has product MAIWINDEKGTFHLQSKGMSYIIGLYNNYPIHVYWGKKLRNDGNLEGLPHLGAGTGLDRLPQEYPQYGTGDFRVPAYQVKLGDGTRITELRYSGYRVLPGKPKLAGLPSVYVESEEEADTLELVLRDDYASLNVVLRYTVYRDTDVIARSVEFTNDGEAPLDLLRGLSASVDFPEDGQFDLLYLSGGWSREANLTRRRLEQGTTALQSRRGMSSHQHNPFAALVKPGTDEHQGEVYGFSLVYSGGFAAEAEVDAFGHTRIGIGLNPFDFSWRLAAGESFQTPEAVMVYSDEGLGGMSRIYHRLYRTRLVRGTFRDKERPILVNNWEATYFNFDADKLVDIAAEGSKLGIELFVLDDGWFGKRDADNSSLGDWTEDLRKLPGGLADVAKRVNDLGMQFGLWVEPEMISPDSDLYRAHPDWCLHVPGRRRTEARWQLVLDLTRAEVRQYVYDALSKIFSTVPIAYVKWDMNRNLTEIGSVDLPAERQGETAHRYVLGLYELIERLTADFPNILFESCSSGGGRFDPGMLYYMPQTWTSDDTDAAERLKIQYGTSLVYPVSAMGAHVSAVPNHQVGRVTPLSFRGDVAMSGNFGYELDLTKFTEEEKELVKEQVANYKEIRSLVQQGNLYRLQSPFEGNETAWMFVSDDQSEALVYYFRVMAVPYPARRTLKVRGLNPDINYVVQDSGEVYGGDRLMQAGLALPDIQRDYVSGCFHLKAQG; this is encoded by the coding sequence ATGGCGATTTGGATTAACGATGAAAAGGGAACCTTTCATTTGCAGAGTAAAGGTATGAGTTACATTATCGGCCTTTATAATAATTATCCTATCCATGTATATTGGGGCAAAAAGCTGCGCAATGACGGGAATCTGGAGGGTCTGCCGCATCTGGGGGCAGGCACAGGGCTGGACCGTTTGCCGCAGGAATATCCGCAGTACGGTACAGGAGATTTCCGTGTGCCGGCGTATCAGGTGAAGCTGGGGGACGGCACGCGGATTACCGAGCTGCGCTACAGCGGCTACCGGGTGCTGCCGGGCAAACCGAAGCTTGCCGGACTTCCTTCGGTATATGTGGAATCCGAGGAAGAAGCGGATACACTGGAGCTTGTGCTGCGCGACGATTATGCGTCGCTGAACGTAGTTCTGCGGTACACGGTGTACCGCGACACGGACGTCATCGCCCGTTCAGTAGAATTCACGAACGACGGCGAGGCGCCGCTGGATCTGCTGCGTGGACTGAGTGCCTCGGTCGATTTTCCGGAGGACGGGCAGTTTGATCTGCTGTATCTTTCCGGCGGATGGTCGCGGGAAGCGAATCTGACCCGCAGACGCCTGGAGCAGGGAACGACAGCGCTGCAGTCCCGCCGCGGGATGAGCAGCCATCAGCACAATCCGTTTGCCGCGCTGGTTAAGCCGGGTACGGATGAGCATCAGGGTGAAGTGTACGGCTTCTCGCTGGTTTACAGCGGAGGGTTTGCGGCTGAAGCAGAAGTGGATGCCTTTGGGCACACCCGTATCGGAATTGGCCTGAATCCGTTTGACTTCTCCTGGCGTCTGGCGGCCGGAGAGAGCTTCCAGACTCCTGAGGCTGTCATGGTCTATTCGGATGAAGGTCTCGGCGGAATGTCACGGATCTATCACCGGCTGTACCGTACACGGCTGGTGCGGGGAACCTTCCGTGATAAGGAACGTCCGATCCTCGTGAATAACTGGGAAGCGACCTATTTCAATTTTGATGCAGACAAGCTGGTGGATATTGCCGCTGAAGGCTCCAAGCTGGGGATCGAGCTGTTCGTGCTGGATGACGGCTGGTTCGGCAAACGCGATGCCGATAACTCATCACTCGGCGACTGGACCGAGGATCTGCGCAAGCTTCCGGGGGGGCTGGCTGACGTAGCCAAACGGGTCAACGACCTGGGCATGCAGTTCGGCCTGTGGGTAGAGCCGGAAATGATCTCGCCGGACAGCGATTTGTACCGTGCCCACCCGGACTGGTGTCTGCATGTACCGGGACGCCGCCGCACGGAAGCCCGCTGGCAGCTGGTGCTGGACCTTACACGCGCCGAGGTGCGGCAGTATGTCTATGATGCGCTGAGCAAAATTTTCTCCACGGTGCCGATCGCTTATGTTAAATGGGATATGAACCGTAATCTGACGGAGATCGGATCTGTTGATCTGCCGGCTGAACGCCAGGGGGAAACCGCCCACCGTTACGTGCTGGGACTCTATGAGCTGATTGAGCGTCTGACGGCAGATTTCCCGAACATCCTGTTCGAAAGCTGCTCCAGCGGCGGTGGCCGTTTCGATCCGGGTATGCTCTATTATATGCCGCAGACCTGGACCAGCGATGATACAGATGCGGCGGAGCGCCTGAAGATTCAATACGGCACCAGTCTCGTGTATCCGGTCAGCGCGATGGGAGCACATGTCTCTGCGGTACCGAATCACCAGGTTGGTCGTGTTACGCCGCTGTCCTTCCGTGGGGACGTCGCAATGTCGGGCAACTTCGGCTATGAGCTTGACCTGACCAAGTTCACGGAGGAGGAGAAGGAGCTTGTAAAAGAACAGGTCGCGAATTACAAGGAAATCCGCAGCCTGGTCCAGCAGGGCAACCTGTACCGCCTGCAGAGCCCGTTCGAGGGCAACGAAACGGCCTGGATGTTCGTCTCGGATGATCAGAGTGAAGCGCTGGTCTACTACTTCCGTG